A region of the Micromonospora sediminicola genome:
AGGCCGGCGGTGTCGACCAGCTGCCAGGTCTCGCCGCCGATCTCGGCCAGGCTGTCCACCGGGTCGACGGTGGTGCCGGCGACCGAGTCGACCACCGCGCGCTCCTCGCCGGAGAACCGGTTGAGCAGGCTGGACTTGCCGACGTTGGGTCGGCCCACCAGGGCGACCCGGCGCGGGCCACGCGGGCGGTTCTCCACGATCTTCGGCGCCTCGGGCAGCGCGTCCAGGATCGCGTCGAGCAGGTCGCCGGAGCCCCGGCCGTGCAGCGCCGAGACCGGGAACGGCTCACCGAGACCGAGCGACCACAACGAGGTGGCCTCCATCTCGATGGTGGTGTTGTCGGCCTTGTTGGCCACCAGGATGACCGGCTTGGCGCTGCGGCGCAGCATCTTCACCGCGGCCTCGTCCACGTCGGTCGAGCCGACCATGGCGTCCACCACGAACAGCACCACGTCGGCGGTGGCCACGGCGATCTCGGCCTGCGCCGCGATGGCGGCGGCCCGGTCCTTGGCGTCGGGCTCCCAGCCGCCGGTGTCCACCACGGTGAACGCCCGGCCGTTCCACTGCGCGTCGTAGGGCACCCGGTCCCGGGTCACGCCGGGGATGTCCTCCACGACCGCCTGCCGGCGGCCGATGATGCGGTTGACCAGTGTGGACTTGCCCACGTTGGGGCGGCCGACCACGGCCACCACGGGCTGCGGGCCGGTCGGCTCACCGGAGTCGACCTCCGGCTCGCGCAGCTCCACCCAGCCACCGAAATCGTCGTCGCTCACGCCGAGCCACCCTTCGTTCGCGACTGCGGGGCTCGCACAACCCGCTCACTCCTCGCGCTCACGCCACGCCCCGCTCGGTGAGGAGCTGGCGCAGGCGGGCGACGACCTCGTCGATGCCCAGCTCGGTGGTGTCCAGCACCACCGCGTCGGCGGCCTGCTGGAGCGGGTTGACCTTGCGGGTCGAGTCCAGCCGGTCCCGGCGGGCCAGGTCGGCGGCGGTCGCCGCGACGTCGGCCGCGTCCTCGGCGCTGCGCCGCTGGGCGCGGGCCGTCTCGGAGGCGGTCAGGTAGACCTTCAGGTCGGCGTCGGGCGCCACCACCGAGCCGATGTCGCGGCCCTCCACGACGATCCGGCCCGCCTCGGCGATCATGCGCCGCTGCCGCTCCACGAGCAGCTCGCGGACCGCGCCCACGGCGGCCACCGCGGAGACCGCGCCGGTCACCTCCGGGCCGCGGATGTCGGTGGACACGTCGGTGCCGTCGACGGTCACCGCGTACCCCTGGGGGTCGGTGCCGAGGCGCAGGTCGGCCTCGCCGGCGACCTTGGCCACCGACTCGGCGTCGGTCAGCTCCACCCCGGAGCGCAGGACCGCCCAGGTCAGCGCCCGGTACATGGCACCGGTGTCGAGGTAGCGGGCGCCCAGGCTCACCGCCAGTCGCCGCGACACGGTGGACTTCCCCGAACCGGACGGCCCGTCCACAGCGACCACACATCGCCCGGCCGGTACGTTTTCCTCCACCGTTGTCCTCCTCAGCCCGTACCTCGCGGGTCGCCGGTGTCTCCGGCGCCGTTGAGCGGATGTCTTTCGTCGTCAATCATGCCCGCGCCGCGCGGGCGCCCCGCCGGGCGGCGCGTGCGCCGGCCCGCGGACCGCGTCGAAGCCTACCGGGAGCCGTACCCCGGTCGTCTCCGGTCAGTCACCCACGGCCTTGAACAGGGCGGCGACCTCCGCGTTGGTCAGCCGCCGCAGCCGCCCGGTGCGCAGGTCGCCGAGCTTGATCGGACCGATCGAGGTACGGATCAGCCGGGACACCGGGTGTCCCGCCTCGGCCATCAGGCGCCGGACGATGTGCTTGCGCCCCTCGTGCAGGGTCAGCTCCACCTGGGCGGTTTTGCCCAGCGTGTCGACCACCCTGAACCCGTGGACCTTCACCGGCCCGTCCTCCAGCTCGATGCCGGCGGTCAGCCGCTTGCCCAGGTTGCGCGGGATCGGCCCGGCCACCTCGGCGAGGTAGGTCTTGAGCACCTCGTACGACGGGTGCATGAGCTTGTGGGCGAGGGTGCCGTCGTTGGTGAGCAGGAGCAGGCCCTCGCTGTCGGCGTCCAGTCGGCCGACGTGGTAGACCCGCTGCTCCAGCCGCGCGCCGATGAAGTCGGCGAGCTCGGTGCGGCCCTTCTCGTCGGCCATGGTGGTGACCACTCCGCGCGGCTTGTTCATCGCCACGTAGACCAGCCGGACGTCGGCCTGGAGCCGCTCCCCGTCGACGACGATCACGTCGCGGGTCGGGTCGGCCTTGTCGCCGAGCTGCGCCACCCGCCCGTTGACGGTGACCCGGCGCCGGAAGATCAGGTCCTCGCAGGCGCGGCGGGAACCCACCCCCGCGGCGGCGAGCACCTTCTGCAGGCGCTCGGCGCTCTCGTAGACGGGGGCGTCGGGCTTCGGGGCACGGTCATCGCGTCGCATCGGCAAGCTCTTCTACGTCGTCGGGAAGGAACGGGGCCAGGGGCGGCAGGTCGTCCACCGAGTTGAGCCCCAGCTTCTCCAGGAACATGGTGGTGGTCCGGTAGAGGAACGCACCGCTGTCCGCTTCGGTGCCGCACTCCTCGACCAGGCCGCGACCCACCAGGGTACGGAGCACCCCGTCGCAGTTCACACCCCGGATGGCGGAGATGCGGGAACGGGTCACCGGCTGCCGGTAGGCGACCACGGCGAGAGTTTCCAGCGCGGCCTGGGTCAGCCGGACCGACTGCCCGTCCAGTACGAACCGTTCCACGTAGGTGGCGTATTCCGGCCGGGTGTAGAGACGCCAGCCACCCGCGGCCCGGCGCAGCTCGAACCCGTGCCCGGCGGCGGTGTAGCCGGCGGCGATCTCGTCGAGCATCGCGCCGACGCGCTCCGGGGCCTGTTCGAGGACCTCGGCCAGGGTCAGCTCGCTGACCGGCTGGTCGACCACCAGCAGGATGGCCTCCAGGGCGCCGCGCAGCTCCGCGTCGTCGAGCACCGGCGCGGGCGCCGGCTCGGGCGCCGCCCGCCGCCGCCCCCGCTTCGGGGGTACGCCGTCCGTTGCCGCTTCCCCGCTCCCCTGGTCCGCCGCGTCCCGCTCGGACGTGCCGACGTCCGCCCCGCTTCCGCCAGAGATCTTGGTACGGTCCCGCCCCTCCGGGGGCGCCCCCGTACCAAGATCCGACCCGGTTGCGGCGATCTTGGAAGGAATCGGCCCCTCTGGGGGCCCTTCGCTTCCAAGATCTCTGGACGGCCCTGCGGCGGAGTCGAGATCGTGGGCGGTCCCGGTTCGTGGCGAGTCAGAAGTGTCCGAGATCTCGGGTTCCGCCTGCTCGGCGGCCGAACTGGAGTCGTCCGGCTCGGGCGCGGCCTGGGGCGCGGACGGACGCTGCCAGGGAGGGATCCAGGCAGCAGCCTGATCGGCCAGCGAGTCGTGGCGTTCCTCGTCGCTCATCCCTCTAACTCCTGCGTCGGTGCGGGTTCGTCCGCGGCGTCGGTCGGCAAGACGGCGTCGGATGCGGCGACGACCGGGGCGCCCGGCGCGGCGGAGCCGGCGACATCGCCGTCGGCCGGCGCGGCGGGGGTGGACGTGGTCGTGGATTCGGGGGTGCCGGCGTACTCGTCGACGGTCAGCTCGGCCTCCCCCTCGGCCGGGCCGGTCCAGCGCACCGTCAACTCCTCCAGCGCCTGCTCCTGCACGAACGCGACCAGCCCCTGCCGGTACAGCTCCAGCAGCGCCAGGAACCGCGCCACCACCTCCAGCGTCATCTCGCAGTCGGCGCAGAGCAGCGAGAACGTGGCGACGCCGGCCCGGCGCAACCGGTCGGCGATGATGCCGGCGTGCTCCCGGACGCTGACCCGGACCATGTGCACGTGCGCGATGGACACCTCGGGCACCGGCTTCGGGCTCATCGCCTTCAGCGCGAGCTTGAGCAGGCGCTGCGGGCCGATACCGAGCACCAGGTCGGGCAACGCCTCGGCGTACCGGGGCTCCAGGGTGACCGCCCGCGGGTAGCGCCGGCCGCCGACCGCCTCCAGCTCGGCGATGTGCGCGGCGGCCTCCTTGTACGCCTTGTACTGCAACAGCCGGGCGAAGAGCAGGTCCCGCGCCTCCAGCAGCGCCAGGTCCTCCTCGTCCTCCACCTCGGCCGAGGGCAGCAGCCGGGCCGCCTTGAGGTCGAGCAGAGTGGCGGCGACCAGCAGGAACTCGCTGGTCTCGTCCAGGTCCCACTGGTCGCCCATGGCTCGCAGGTAGGCGATGAACTCGTCGGTGACCTTGTGCAGGGCGACCTCGGTGACGTCCAGCTTGTGCTTGCTGATCAGCTGGAGCAGCAGGTCGAACGGCCCGGTGAAGTTGTCCAGCCGGACCGTGAAGCCACTGGTCTCCGGGTTGGCGGGCACCACGCCGTCGACCTCGGCGGCCAGCTCCGCGGCGGCGGCGGGGTCGCCGGTGCCGTGCGGCGGGTCGAGGGGCGGTGCGGTCACCGGGAAACCGTAGTCGACGCGGTGGGCGGGCGGCCTGCGGCCTACCGGTCCGCCTGGGCGGCGATCACCTCTCGGGCGAGCTGGCGGTAGTTGCGCGCGCCGGAGGAGGCCGGGTCGAGGGTGGTGATGGGCGCGCCGGCCACCGTCGACTCGGGGAACTTCACCGTCTTGGTGATCACGGTCTGGTAGACCTTGTCGCCGAATGCCTCGACCACACGCTGGAGCACCTGCCGGCAGTGGGTGGTGCGACTGTCGTACATGGTGGCGAGGATGCCCTCGAGCTCCAGGTCGAAGTTGAGCCGCTCGCGCACCTTGTCGATGGTGTCCAGCAGCAGCGCGACACCGCGCAGGCTGAAGAACTCGCACTCCAGCGGGATGAGCACGCCGTGCGCGACGGTCAGCGCGTTGATCGCCAGCAGCCCCAGCGAGGGCTGGCAGTCGATCAGGATGAAGTCGTACTCCTTGCGGATGGTCCGCAGCACCCGGGCCAGGGCCATCTCGCGGGCGACCTCGTTGACCAGCTGGATCTCGGCGGCGGAGAGGTCGATGTTGGCCGGCAGCAGGTGCAGCCCGGCCACGTCGGTCTTGATCAGGACGTCCTCGGCGGTGACGTCGTCCTGCATGAGCAGGTTGTAGACCGAGAGGTCGAGGTTGTGCGGGTTGACGCCCAGGCCGACGGAGAGGGCGCCCTGCGGGTCGAAGTCGACGAGCAGCACCTTGCGGCCGTACTCCGCGAGCGCGGCGCCCAGGTTGATGGTGGTCGTGGTCTTGCCGACGCCACCCTTCTGGTTGGCCATCGCGATGATCCGCGCCGGGCCGTGCCGGTCGGTCGGCATCGGCTCGGGGATCGGCTTGCGCATGGTGTAGGCGGCCGGGTCGGCGGGGCCGAGGTCGGCGCCGAGCGTCGCCTGCTGCTCACGGAGCTCCGACGTCCAGGTCTCGGCACGGTCACCGTTTCCTGCCATGTCCTCGTTGCCCCCTCCCGACGACCACCCGGCGTCGGAGCCGTCCGACGTCCCTCGCGGCGCCGCTGCGCACCCCCCGGTCCGTCGTACCTGGAGGTCCGCGCCGATGCCGACTGTACGCCACCGGCCAGCAGCGCGTTCGGTAGCGGGTCGGCGTGTCGGCCGCTCATGCGAGGGCGCGGGGGTGCGCGG
Encoded here:
- the der gene encoding ribosome biogenesis GTPase Der, which encodes MELREPEVDSGEPTGPQPVVAVVGRPNVGKSTLVNRIIGRRQAVVEDIPGVTRDRVPYDAQWNGRAFTVVDTGGWEPDAKDRAAAIAAQAEIAVATADVVLFVVDAMVGSTDVDEAAVKMLRRSAKPVILVANKADNTTIEMEATSLWSLGLGEPFPVSALHGRGSGDLLDAILDALPEAPKIVENRPRGPRRVALVGRPNVGKSSLLNRFSGEERAVVDSVAGTTVDPVDSLAEIGGETWQLVDTAGLRKRVGKASGTEYYASLRTASAIEAAEVAVVLLDSSEVISEQDQRILTMVVESGRALVIAFNKWDLVDGDRRYYLDKEIDRELRRIPWAIRLNLSARTGRAVDKLAPALRKALASWETRIPTAQLNQWLTALVQATPHPVRGGRAPRILFATQAGVAPPRFVLFTTGPLDAGYQRFVERKLREEFGFEGSPIDISVRPRKKLGPGGRGKAHG
- the cmk gene encoding (d)CMP kinase, giving the protein MEENVPAGRCVVAVDGPSGSGKSTVSRRLAVSLGARYLDTGAMYRALTWAVLRSGVELTDAESVAKVAGEADLRLGTDPQGYAVTVDGTDVSTDIRGPEVTGAVSAVAAVGAVRELLVERQRRMIAEAGRIVVEGRDIGSVVAPDADLKVYLTASETARAQRRSAEDAADVAATAADLARRDRLDSTRKVNPLQQAADAVVLDTTELGIDEVVARLRQLLTERGVA
- a CDS encoding pseudouridine synthase, producing the protein MRRDDRAPKPDAPVYESAERLQKVLAAAGVGSRRACEDLIFRRRVTVNGRVAQLGDKADPTRDVIVVDGERLQADVRLVYVAMNKPRGVVTTMADEKGRTELADFIGARLEQRVYHVGRLDADSEGLLLLTNDGTLAHKLMHPSYEVLKTYLAEVAGPIPRNLGKRLTAGIELEDGPVKVHGFRVVDTLGKTAQVELTLHEGRKHIVRRLMAEAGHPVSRLIRTSIGPIKLGDLRTGRLRRLTNAEVAALFKAVGD
- the scpB gene encoding SMC-Scp complex subunit ScpB, encoding MSDEERHDSLADQAAAWIPPWQRPSAPQAAPEPDDSSSAAEQAEPEISDTSDSPRTGTAHDLDSAAGPSRDLGSEGPPEGPIPSKIAATGSDLGTGAPPEGRDRTKISGGSGADVGTSERDAADQGSGEAATDGVPPKRGRRRAAPEPAPAPVLDDAELRGALEAILLVVDQPVSELTLAEVLEQAPERVGAMLDEIAAGYTAAGHGFELRRAAGGWRLYTRPEYATYVERFVLDGQSVRLTQAALETLAVVAYRQPVTRSRISAIRGVNCDGVLRTLVGRGLVEECGTEADSGAFLYRTTTMFLEKLGLNSVDDLPPLAPFLPDDVEELADATR
- a CDS encoding segregation and condensation protein A, with the protein product MTAPPLDPPHGTGDPAAAAELAAEVDGVVPANPETSGFTVRLDNFTGPFDLLLQLISKHKLDVTEVALHKVTDEFIAYLRAMGDQWDLDETSEFLLVAATLLDLKAARLLPSAEVEDEEDLALLEARDLLFARLLQYKAYKEAAAHIAELEAVGGRRYPRAVTLEPRYAEALPDLVLGIGPQRLLKLALKAMSPKPVPEVSIAHVHMVRVSVREHAGIIADRLRRAGVATFSLLCADCEMTLEVVARFLALLELYRQGLVAFVQEQALEELTVRWTGPAEGEAELTVDEYAGTPESTTTSTPAAPADGDVAGSAAPGAPVVAASDAVLPTDAADEPAPTQELEG
- a CDS encoding ParA family protein; its protein translation is MAGNGDRAETWTSELREQQATLGADLGPADPAAYTMRKPIPEPMPTDRHGPARIIAMANQKGGVGKTTTTINLGAALAEYGRKVLLVDFDPQGALSVGLGVNPHNLDLSVYNLLMQDDVTAEDVLIKTDVAGLHLLPANIDLSAAEIQLVNEVAREMALARVLRTIRKEYDFILIDCQPSLGLLAINALTVAHGVLIPLECEFFSLRGVALLLDTIDKVRERLNFDLELEGILATMYDSRTTHCRQVLQRVVEAFGDKVYQTVITKTVKFPESTVAGAPITTLDPASSGARNYRQLAREVIAAQADR